The Punica granatum isolate Tunisia-2019 chromosome 4, ASM765513v2, whole genome shotgun sequence genome has a window encoding:
- the LOC116204993 gene encoding B3 domain-containing protein Os04g0386900-like → MEGSSSSKRSSTSRKVKVTEVQDDEIEPLSGKPWFPVILTRSHIKPEYNMYMPNRMSDILPSKDIPTVLMYSGKEWKMVYYGDPKKVKRFNSEWKHFVDDNDLKAEDVCVFELMVCTARQVKFKVQILRDDIPPALQARLYGDKA, encoded by the exons ATGGAaggctcatcatcatcaaagaG GTCCTCAACTTCCAGGAAAGTTAAGGTGACTGAGGTGCAAGACGATGAGATTGAACCACTATCGGGGAAGCCATGGTTCCCTGTCATCCTTACCCGATCCCACATCAAGCCAGAATATAATATg TATATGCCGAACAGGATGAGTGACATTCTTCCTTCCAAGGATATTCCTACGGTTCTCATGTACAGTGGCAAGGAATGGAAGATGGTGTACTATGGTGATCCGAAGAAGGTGAAAAGGTTCAATTCCGAATGGAAGCATTTCGTGGACGACAACGATCTCAAGGCCGAAGATGTGTGTGTTTTTGAGCTGATGGTGTGCACGGCAAGGCAAGTGAAGTTCAAAGTACAGATTCTCAGAGATGACATTCCTCCGGCTTTGCAGGCAAGACTGTACGGTGACAAGGCCTGA